CCGGAGCTGTTCAACCCTTCCGATTTTGATGCGGACGACCTTGTTAAAACGCTGGCGGACGCCGGGCTGAAGGGCGTGGTGCTGACCTGCAAGCACCATGACGGGTTCTGCCTGTGGCCCACCCGGACCACCCGGCACAGCGTCGCCTCCTCTCCCTGGAAGCAGGGAAAGGGCGACGTGGTGAAGGATGTTTCCCGGGCATGTAAAAAATACGGCCTCAAGTTCGGCATTTACCTGTCTCCCTGGGACCGCAACGCTTCCTCCTACGGCACGCCGGAATACATCAGGATGTACCGCGAGCAGTTGAAGGAATTGTCCACGGGTTACGGCCCCCTTTTCCTGGCCTGGTTTGACGGAGCGAACGGGGGTGACGGCTATTACGGCGGCGCACGGGAGAAGCGCTCCATTGACAGGAGCACCTATTACCAGTGGAAGACGACGTGGGGGGAATTGAAGAAACGCCAGCCGCGCGCCGTCGTTTTTTCCGATGTGGGGCCGGACCTCCGCTGGGTGGGGAATGAAAGCGGCTATGCGGGCTACCCCTGCTGGGCCACGTACACGCCCGTTCCCCTCCAGGCGGGTACGGAACCGGCTCCCGGAACCGTCCGCTACCAGCTGGGAACGGAAGGCACGGTGGACGGGAAGTACTGGATTCCGGCGGAAGTGGACGTTTCCATCCGTCCGGGCTGGTTCTGGCATGAACATGAGAATTCCCGGGTGAGGACGCCTGAAAACCTGTTGAATTTGTATTTTAACAGCGTGGGAAGGGGCGCCAACCTGAATTTGAATGTGCCTCCGGACCGCCGGGGGAGGATTCATGAAGAGGATAAAAAGTCCCTGGCCGGGTTCCGTGCCCTGCTGGATGAACTGTATTCACGCAATTTCGCTTCCGGGGCGCAGGCGCAAGCTTCCTCTGCTTCTAATGGATACGGGGCCAAATGGGTCCTGGACCGGAAACGGACCACGTATTGGGCGGCAGGCCCGGAGGACGGCCAGCCCTCCGTTACGCTGAAACTGCCGGAAATGTCCGCGTTTGACGTTATCCGCCTTGCGGAACCGGTACAGCTTGGGCAGCGGATACGCAAGTTCCGCGTGGACGTGCGTGAAAACGGCCGGTTTGTCAAGTGGGTGGAAGGTTCCAGCGTGGGCGCGCGGGTCATCCTGAAAGGGAAGCCCGTGACGACGGATGAGGTGCGCGTGGTTGTGGAGGATTCCAAGGCCGTTCCGGCCCTAAGCGAAGTTTCCCTGTGGAAGTATCCGGTTCTCCTCCACGCCCCGGAAATCAAGGGAGACAGGGACGGGCAGGTGACGCTGTCGGCTGCCGCCGGAACCGTAACCCGGTACACGACGGACGGCAGCGAGCCTGGCCCGGATTCCCCCGTTTATGAGAAGCCCTTCATGCTGCCATCCGGAGGAACGGTAAAGGCGGTGAGCGAATACCGCGGCAAGGTTTCTTCCGTAACGGCCTGCGTCATTCCGGTGCCTGTGCGGGGCTGGAAAGTGCTGGCGGGGGAAAGGAAGGCCTCTGCGCCGGAACTGGCTTTTGACGGGGACCCCGACACCCTGTGGAATACGCATGCCGCCCAGGGGGAATTGCCGCCGCCCCAGGCGCTGGACATTGACATGGGCCGTGAGGTGAATACGGCCGCGGTGATCTACACGCCCCGCAGGGATTCAGCCAGGGGAACGATTGACCAGTATGCCGTTTACCTCAGCCGGGACGGAAAGGACTGGGGCGCTCCCGTGGCGGAAGGGGAGTTTTCCAACATACGGGCCAATCCCGTTCCGCAGCGGATTGATTTGAAGGCCCCCGTCAGGGCGCGCTACCTGCGCTTTGTGGGCAAGCGGGTGCTGGAAGGCAGCCATGTGGCGGTGGCTGAGCTGGGCGTGGTGGAGAAATAAGCCGTTCCGCTTTCCTTTTCCGGCGTTTTCTTGACGGATGCGGGGAAGCGGGGCAAGATGGACCGCATGGAACAAGTCAGTCTCATGGAGTTGGCCAAGCTGGCCGCGGAAGGCCAGGTGGAAGCGGAAGCCTTTGCCCAGGTTGCCCAGTGCGCGCAGAAAATGACCAAGAGCAACAAGCCGTACCTGGACGTGACGTTTGCGGATGCGGAAGGGACCATGGGGCTGAAGGTATGGGAGGACAAGCCCTGGTTCCGCACGCTGGCCGCCCTGCCGCTGCGCACGTTCGTGAGCCTGCGCGGCCAGTGGACCAAAGGGGGCTTCGGCATGGAAGCGGCCGATCTGGAAGTGCGTCCGCTGGACGAACAGGAGAAGGAAAGTTTTCTGGCCGGGTCCGGAACCCTGAAGAAGAAGCAGGAGGCGGACCTGAAGGAGATTTGCGTGCTCATCAAGGGCATGAACGACCCGCGCATCAGGGCCCTGTGCATTGAGTTCATTGACCAGTTCGGGGAGCGTCTCCAGCGCGCCGCCGCCGCCAGGTCCTACCATCATGCGCGCCGCGGCGGCCTGGTGGAGCACGTGGCGGGGATGATGCGCACGGCTTCCGCCGTCTGCCAGGCAAATCCGGAGCTGAACCGCGACCTTCTGCTGGCCGGGTGCCTGTTCCATGACTGTGGGAAGCTGTGGGAAAACTGCTACCCCAAGGAGGATTTCACCATGCCGTATTCGGAAGCCGGGGAATTGCTGGGGCACATTCCGCTGGGAATTGAGCTGGTCAACAATCTGTGGAAACGCATCATGGCCCTTCCGGAAGCGGAATCCTGGAAGACGCTGGACCCCGCCTCCCCGGACGTGCGCATGCACCTGCTGCACCTGATCGCCTCCCATCACGGGGAACTGGCGTTCGGCTCCCCCGTGTTCCCCAAGACGCCGGAGGCGGTAGCCCTGCATTACATTGACAACCTGGACGCCAAGCTGGAAATGTTCCGCGGCGCCTATGAGACGAGCGAGGCGCTGGCCCCCAAGGTGCTCCAGCGCAAGGCCCCGCTGCCTGCCAACGTGGTTCTTCCTCTGCCTTCCGTGCTGCCCCTGAATCCGGACGGCGCGGATGCCATGCCGTAAGCGTTGGCCTGCATGGAAAAAGACGGCCGTCCGCTGCGTCCGTGGCCGGAACGGATGATGGCCGCCGCGCCATTGCTGGTTCCGGCCCTGGCCATGCTGTGCGCCTGCGCCGCGGCAGCGGCCTCTCCCTGGTTCTGGGTTCCCTGCGTGTGCCTGGCGGGGTTGCCGTGCCTGTTCCGCGCTCCGGGCATGGGCCTGCTGGCTCTTGCCCTCTCCATCTGGGCCGGGGCGTCCTTGCTGTCTTATGACCGGGAATACCGGGCCGTCCCCGTGGAAGCGGGGCGGCGTTTTACGGCGGAGGGAGCCGTTTATTCCGTATCCGGCAGGTCCGCGCTGTTTCGTCCCGACGGTTCCCGGTGGTTTTACATCGTCTCCGCTCCGGACGGGGCGTGCCCCCTGGCTGCGGGGCGCCGTTACCGGGTGGAGGGAGAGGCGTATCCGCTGCTGCCGCCAGGCGGTCCCGGCATGTTTGACCGGGAGCGGTGGGGATATCTGCGCGGCATTGCCGCCGGAGTGCGGCTGGACCAATTTTCCAACCTGGGGGCAGGAGGCTGGCGCAGCCGGATTCAGGCGGTTTCCCTGCGGCTCCGTGAAGGGGCGGGGGAGCTGCTGAGGGAGGGCGCGCCGCCCGGTGATGAAGCCCGCCAGGTGATGGTCTCCGCCGTTCTGGGAGACAAGACGGACGCCAGCCCGGAAACGATGGCCAAGTTCCTGATGAGCGGCTGCATGCACGTCTTCGCCGTCAGCGGCATGCATGTGGGCGTGGCGGCCCTGCTGGTTCTGGGAATGCTCCGGCTGCTGCGCGTGCGTCCCGCCGCGGCGCGGCTGGCCTGCCTGCTGTTGCTGGCGCTGTATGTCTTTGTCACGGGAATGTCCGTTTCCGCGCTGCGGGCCTTCATCATGGCGGCCGTCTGGCTGGCCGCTCCCGTTCTGCGGCGGAAGGCGCATCCGGCCAATATTCTGGCCCTGGCCCTCATCATCCTGTGTTTGATGGACCCGCTCCAGGTCTTTCAGCCGGGGTTCCAGCTTTCCTTTTGCGTCTTTGCCGTGATTGTCTGTCTTGCCTGGTGGCTCCGCCGGGAAAAAACCGTATGGTCTCCGGATGCGTTCATCCCTGTCCGGATTTACAATCTGCGGGAAAGAAGCATGGTGCGGCTGGAAAAGGCGGCCAGGGGCGCCCTGCTTGTTTCCGTGGGGGCGTGGCTGATGTCCATCCCGCTGACGGCCTGGCATTTCGGCACCTGGAACCTGTACGCGCCCCTGGCCAATATTTGCCTGAGCGTGCTGGTTTTTCCGCTGATGGGCGTCTCCCTGGCCGGGCTGATGCTCTCCTGGTGCCCGGGAGCCCTGGCTATTTGCAATGCGGCGGCGGCTTCCCTGGCTTCAGCCATGCTGGCGGTGACCGGAGGCGTAGCCTCCCTGCCGTGCAGTTACTTTCCCTCCCTGCCGCCTGCCGCAGAAAATGAAGCCGTTATTGTTCCCCTGCAAAAAGATGCCTGGTCCATGGCGGTCTCCAATCCGGCGCTGGTAGTGGACTCCGGAACGGAAGGCATGGTGCGCTACGCCCTGATTCCCGTGCTGAAAGCGCGCGGCATCCAGCCTGCCGGGGCGCTGGCGACCAGAAGGGGCAAGGCGGAGCGCGCGGGAATGGAAACCCTGCTGGAGGAATACCCCGGCATCCGGAACTGGGGAGAAGCCGGGGCCGGAGATTCCCCCCGGAAGTGGCGGTTCCGGCAAGGGAATGAACTGGCCGTGGCGGATTTGCCGGAACCGTTGCCTACCGGGATTCACCAGGACAGGTGCAGGGTGCTGGCATGGACGTGCCGGGGGCGGCGTGTCCTGATCATCGGGAATGCCGGATTTTCCTCTCTGGCCCGTGCGGAAGAAGTGCCGCATGCGGATGTGCTGGTGATAGGGCGCCACCCGCGCGACCCCGTCTGCAGCGCCGCATGGATAAAAGCCACGGGCGCCCGGACGGTTGTATTTACTACGGAATACACGTGTCCGGTACCGGAGGGGACAGATGCGTACCGTTTGCGGGAGACCGGAACCCTTTACCTGCGGATGGAGGAGGACGGCGTGCGCGTTACGCCCTGGAAGGGCACGGAACGCCGTACAGGGTAAAGCCCGTGCTTTCCTCAATCCGGATGGGGAGGAGCTGCCCGGCGAGGTCCGGAGCGGCGTCTACGATTACGGGCTTGTTCTGGGAGGTGCGGCCGGAAAGGCGCTCTTCATTGGTCTTGGACGGCCCTTCCAGCAGGACCTCCTGCACGGTGCCCACCAGTTCCCGGTTTTTCCGGATGGCGATTTCATTGACCACGGCCAGCAGGTCCTGGTTGCGCGCCTCCTTCACTTCTTCCGGAATCTGTCCCTCCATGGCGGCGGCAGGCGTGCCGCGGCGCGGGGAGTAGCGGAAAATAAAGGCGTTGTCAAACTGCACCTGCTCCACGGCCTGCCTGGTCAGCAGGTAGTCTTCTTCCGTTTCTCCGGGAAAGCCCACGATGATGTCCGTAGTGATGGACAAATCCGGGCGCGCCTGCTTCATCCGGGCGCAAAGGTCCAGGAAGGTTTCATTCCTGTACGGGCGGCGCATCATCTTCAGGATGCGGTCACTGCCGCTCTGCATCGGGAAATGGATGTGGCTGCACAGCTTGGGAAGATAGGTGAAGGCCTGCACCAGGTCCTGGCGGAAGCCGATAGGATGGGGGGAGACGAAGCGGATGCGTTTGAGCCCTTCCACTTCATGCACGGCCTCCAGCAGCTGGACAAAGCCGCCCTTGCCGTCCGCCGCGGGCATTTCCCTGCCGTAGCGGTTGACGATCTGGCCCAGCAGGGTCACCTCCTTCACTCCGGCGTCCGCCAGCATGTTCACTTCCTCCACAATGTCCCGGATGGGACGGCTGCGCTCCGTGCCCCGGGTGTAGGGGACGATGCAGTAGGCGCACTTCATTTCACACCCCTGCATGATGGAGACGTAAGCCGTGGAGCGCGCGCCGGGGTTCAGGTGGTCCCTGATCCGGTTCTGGGAATCCGCCTCCTCCGCCACGTCGCACACGCGGGTGCCGGAAAAAGCGGTTTGCAGTTCATCCATGCGGCGTTCCTGGCGTGCGCGGAGGATGCCGTCCACGTGCTCAAACACGCGGTGGTACTTCTGCGTGCCGACCACCAGGTCCAGGCGCGGAAGCTCCTTGAACAATTCATCCTTTTTGCTCTGGGCCATGCAGCCCATCATGCCGTAAACCACGTGCGGGCGGTGCTGCTGCTGTTTGGACAGCAGGCCCATTTTACCCAGGGCCTTCTGTTCCGCCTGCTCGCGGATGGAGCAGGAGTTGAACAGGATGACATCCGCCTCATTCTCCCGGTCCGTCAGGGTATAACCCTTCTGGACGAACATGCGGGCCACCTGTTCGGAGTCCCGCTCGTTCATCTGGCAGCCGTAGGTTTTAATGTAAAGCGTGGGCATGGGCAATCAGATCTTCTTTTTTAACGTGACCACGCATTCCAGATGCTTGGTCTGGGGGAACAGGTCAAAAGGCTGCACGGCAGTGACGGCGTAGCCGGCCTTGTCAAACTCCGCCAGGTCCCGTATCTGCGTGGCGGGATTGCAGGAAACGTACACCACCTTTCCGGGACCGAAGGAGAACAACTGGTTCAGGAACTCCATGCTGCATCCCTTCCGGGGAGGATCAATGACTACGGCGGTCTTTTCCGCGGGAAAATCCACCTGGGAGAAAATGGCCCCGGCGTCCGCCGCCAGGAACTCCGCGTGTTCAATGCCGTTGCTCCGGGCATTGCTCCGCGCCCAGTCCGCGGAAGTCTCGCTCACCTCCACGCCCAGCACCTTCCTGAACTTCTTCGCCAGGCTCAGGGCAAACAGGCCGGAACCGCAATAGGCGTCCACCAGGAACTCCTCCCCGTCCATGCTCGCCTGCTGGGCCACGTAATCCGTAAACAGCGGAAGAATGAAGGGATTGTTCTGGAAAAAATCCCCAGCCAGGAAGTGGAATTCCAGGTCGCCCACGCGCTCGCAGGCCACGGCGTTGTTATTGGTGATGACGCCCCCCTCCGAGGCGCGGAGCAGGATGGTGGCGCCGCGCTTGAACCGCGCCGCGGCCTGGTAAACGCTCTTGCGGGCCAGCAGCAGCACCTCGTTGATGCACTCCATGGCAATCGGGCACTGGGGCACGTCCACCACTTCCCTTCTGGACCCCGCCTTCAGAAAGCCGATGGCCGGCTTCCCGCCTTCCCTGGGCTTGTCAAAATGGGGCGTAATCTTGGAACGGTAGTTGTATTGCCGGGGAGAGGCGATCGCCGGATTGACGGGCAGTTCCAGCCCGGCCTGGAGGCGCAGCAGGTCCGCCACCTGCCGGGTTTTCCAGAGGAGCTGCCGGTCATAGGAAAAATGCTGGTACTGGCAGCCTCCGCAGGTGCCGAACAGCCGGCAGCCGGGTTCCACGCGGTCCGCGCTGGGGCGCAGCACCTCCACCAGGTCCGCGGAGGAATAATTCTTGTCATTGCGCCATATGCGCGCCTTCACGCGGTCCCCCGGCAGGGCAAAGGGGACGAAAACCACCCAGCCGTCCACGCGGCCGATGCCGTCGCCCGCATTGGAAAGGGCGTCAATATCCAGTTCAAGCTCCTGGTGGTAGGAAAAAGGTTCGGGGTGGAAGCCTTTGGGAATGGTCGCGGTCATGATGATGGGAGGGAACGTGTTACGGAGCGGTGGGAGTATTCAGTTTGCCGTCCAGGTCGTACAGCAGGGTATCCGGAAGCTGGGGGGTGCGCAGTCCGGGGCGAAAGTCGCCAGGAAGAACGGCGGGGCCGGGTGCGGACTCTTCCCCGTCTTCCTCCGGAAGAATGGCGGATTTCACCGGAGCGGGGGCCCAGGGGGCCGGGCGCTCTGCCGCGGGGGCGGGTTCCGGCTGGACGGCCGGAGCGGGGGCGGGTTCCTGAGAGGCCGTTTCCTTATTGGAGGCGCAGGAAGCGGCGCAGGCCAGCCCGGCAAGCAGACAGGAGCGGATCAGGAGCTTGTTCATGGCGCGGATTCTTACAGCTTCATTCCCGCTTGGCAATCGAATTTCCGCTTTATTCCCCTTCTTCCCCTGCGTGGGGGAACGGGATAAGGGAAAAAGGCTTCCGTGAAACGCGGCTTAAATGCGCTCGCTCGTTTTTGTCCGCGGATGGCGGAAGTGGGGGATGCGGTGCGCCTGCCTGCGTTTTTGGCGCATGTGGCGGAGCATGCGGAAGAAAATGAACGTCCCCGCCAGAAGCAGCAGCATGATGCTCCACCAGTCCCAGCCCACCGGGGCGTCCGGCAGCCCTACGCGGCCTATCATGGGGAGCTTGAGGGCGGGGCGCAGCAGGTCAAAACCCGCGTTCAGTCCCAGCAGGCTGACTTCAACCCCTTCCGCCAGGCCCAGGCTGACTCCTCCCAGGCCCCATAAATTCATGCGGATGCCCGTGCCGCTCTCCGTCCGTCCGGCAATGCCGCCGGGCAGGTAATCCTTCCCCACCGCATGGGGCGGAAGCTCTACCGTCAGTTCCGGCACCTCCCTCATCAGCGCGGCGGTGAAGGTGTTGCTGTTGGGGCCGGGAATGAGCCGGTACGTATCCGCCTCAGGGTATTCCCGCGCTGTGCAGCTGATGGCGGGAATGGCTCTTTCCGCCGCTTTTCCGCGCAATTCCTGAATCAGGTCCGGTTCCGCGCCAAACCACTTGCGGTCCGGAATGTCCCTGGTGATGGAAACGCTGGTTCCCCTGGAAGGGAGCTGGTAGCCCATCACCTGGTAAACGGTGTAAAAGCCGGCGTTCTTCTCCTTCACGGCTATCCAGGTATGCACGCCGAAATACTTGCGCCAGCCGAAGGCGCGTGCCGAATACACCTGGACGACGGCTTCCGGCTCTTCCTCCGGTAGCGGAGCCAGGCCGCTGCTGCTGCGGTCCGCGGTTTGCCAGTCTTCCGCGGGGTGGAAGTAGACCAGGGCGCCGCACAGGACCAGGAGCGCCATGGACAGCCAGAAAATGAGGCGCCATTTGTTCCGTGAAGGGTGCCTGCGGTTATAGGGGTTGGAATGGCGCATGGCGAATGTATATACCTTGAACTTCAAATGAAGGCAATGGCGGAATCTTGAAGTTTGACTTCTCTGCGGAGAGGCTTATTTTCATGGGAATATGATCAAGTTTGCCGTTCCCGTGCTTTGTGCCGCCGCCATGGCGGGCATGCTGGCTCCTGTTTCCGCCCTGGCACAGCAGACGCCCCCTCCCGCCGTGAATGAATCGGGCAGTCCGGTCTTTGACAAGCTGCGCAATGAAGCCATCACAAAAAAAGTTCCCCTGGTTATCTACCTGACGGGCTCTTCCTGGTGCGTGTACTGCAACATCTTTACGAACAAGCATATCAAGGAACGCGACTTTAAGATGGAATCCGGCAAAAAATTCATCTTCTGGATGGTGGATACCGGGCAGGAGCCTGGAAGGTCTCCGGGGTCTTTCACCTTCAAATTCATTCCGGAGGAAGCGGGCAAAGTCGTGGGCTGCCTGGGATCCAGGGCTCCTTATGTGGTCTTTGGCCCTCCCGCCGTGATCATTCTGGACCCCGTTTCCGGAAAAGTGATTAAAAGGATGGTGAGCCAGGGGGACATGGACAAGGAAGGCAAATCCCTGCCCGCGGTTATCGGGGAATGCTGGAAAAAGTTTCAGGAGGGGGGTAAGGCTGCCTGAATGTCCGCCTCTTTTGAGGGAAAGCCGGAATGCGGAATTCCTCTTCCGGCTCTCTTTTCCGCTAAAAACGGTAGATGAAGCGCAGCCACGGCTGCGGGGTGCCGGAGTAATAGGGGTACCATCGGTGCCCGGGATGGTGCATGGTGGAACCCCATTCATCCTGACGGAGCGCCTGCGGCGCATAAGTAAGCAGCCGCCATTCCCGGCAGGCGAAGGAAGAAGGCCGGGAGCATGAAGCGGAGGGTGCCAGGGATGCCTGGAGGGCGGCGGAAGAACAGCAGTAATAGGGAATGTTGAACCGCGGCGCTAGCCCGAACGCCAGCAGGAGCCATATCCACATCCGGAGGCGGGGGTGCCGCATCCAGGTGGAAGCCAGAAAGGCGAGCAGGCAGGCCATTGCCGGAACGCTTCCCTTGCAGAGCAGGTCGTTGACGTCCCCGTTCACGTAAAAGAAAGGCAGAATCAGTCCGGTTGCCAGCGTGCAGATGAAGAGGGGATTCCTCCGGAAATCCCGCCAGCAGAACAGGGCGTATACCAGAAAAGAGGTACCCATGAGCAGAAAATCTCCCGGATGCGTATAAAAGGGCCGTATGCCCGTATGGGAGGATGGCGCGTTTACCGCCCCATAATAAAGGAGGAAGCACGCCCCCAGCAGGACGGCTGCCGGAAAGGAGGGATGGAACAGGATGCGCCGGGAGGCGCGGCCGTCTTTCCATTGCCGGAACCACTGGCAGGCCGCCAGAGGCAGCCCCACCAGGGCCGCGAGGGGGGAATAAAAGGCGGTGGATGCAAACAAAAGAGGGATCCAGTGCAGGGGCATGCGCCCCGAAGCCAGGAAGATGAAGAAAAGCATGACGGGAATGGAGGCGTTTGCACTGCACATGATTTGCTCCGCCGTGCCGAAGTAATGCAGGCGGAACAGGTCCAGCCCCAGCCAGCACTGGACATTCAGCAGGGAGCCGAACATCACCATCAGCAGGGCGAGCGGCAGGGAACGGCGGCCGGAGAAAACGCAAAGCCACAGCCACGCCAGAAAGAGGCCCCATGCCCCCCACAGCACGACAAATGCCCGGGCAGCCCCCAACCCCGCCATTTTGCCTGCCAGGGCCGGAAGCAGCCAGAAACCTGTGTTGTAAATCAAGACATCTCCGTCCGGAAAAACGACGGGCCACGGACTGGCGACCAATTCGCGCAGGCAGGCGTTCCTGACGATATGGTCCGGGTGCTGATTGACCCATTCCCCCCATCCGGACAGCGCCATCAGGGCGATGAACGCGGCCAGGACGAGAAACGAAGAGCGGGTGAAGAGGGGAAAAGCGGGGAGGGAACCCCTTTCCGGCGGTTCCTTGCGCCTTCCGGGAGCCAGTCCCGCGGCCATCAGGAACATGAGCGGAAGAGCGGCGTACCAGTGCATCCATCCCGCCATGAAAACCAGCACGGGCAGCATAAGCCATGCGCAGGTATGCCACTTCAGCGCAGTCACGCTGAAAGCTTGTTCCGGGCACGGGGCATCGGCGGCGGGGGAGTGCATCTCCCCCGGACCTTAATGGGTCCGGCGCATGGGGGCAAGGAGGAAACTTGCGGGCCGGAAGGGAAAGGGCCGCCCGCCCGGTCCTGGTGGCAGGAATGCGGGCGCGCCGTCTCCGCTTTACCGGAAAAACGTGGCATCCCATGCTGGGCGCCTTATGAATAAAACAGAATTCATTCGGGAATTGCAGCGGGAACTGGGAGAAGGCGTAACCTCCCGGCAGGCGGAACAGGCGCTGAACGCTGTGCTGGACACAATTGCAAAGACGGTCCGGAAGCGGTCTCTGGTTAAATTCCGCGGCTTCGGGTCGTTCGCCGTCAAGCACCGCCATGCGCGTGTGGTGCGCCATCCGGAAAACGGCAGTAAACTGTTTGTGCATGAATCAAGCACCATGAAATTCCGGCCTTCCTCCCGCCTGTGGAAGAAGTAGGGAAAGGAAGGCCGGGGCCCGTTCCATTTTGCCATTGACTTCCCTGTCCGGCACGGGCCTTAATGGATAAGGCAGGCGCGCCAGGCGCCTGCCTGGAAAAAGACTGATCCTTGCCCTTTCGCTGACCATGACGCCGGACTCCGTTCATTTGCTGACCCGTTCCTCCCAGATGACCCTGTTCAAGGATGAACAGGGACGTGTGCGCCGCGCCTATTACGGTCCGCGGCTGCGTGAACCGGAGGATGCCCTGGCAAACGCCGCGGACGCGCCCCTTCTGTACTCCGCCCTGGGAGACTCCGTGGCAGGGCTTCCCAATGCGTCGGAGGAATACTCCATTTGCGTAACCCAGGCGGACGGAGCCCTCTCCCTGCGCCTGGAATGCCTGGGGTGGGAGGTGCTGGAACTGGATGACGACCGGGAAGAAGCCGTCTTCTACGGGAAAGACCCTTCCTACCCCGTGAGGGTGGAAATACACGTGCGCTCCCACCGGGAATCGGACGCCTTCCTTCAATGGGTAGTGGTACGGAACGAGGGGAGGGAAGGCATACGCCTTCACCGCGTTGCGTCCGCACAAATGAATCTGCGCGCGGAACGGTACTTTGTCACCAGCTTCCGCGGCACCTGGGGCGGCGAATCCCTGATGAGCGAGGAGGAAGTGGCGCGGGGCCATGAACTTTCCCTGGTTTCCGGCACCGGAACCCGCGCCGCCCAGGAGGGAAGCCCCGGCTTCATCATCTCCCTGGACGGCCCGGCGCGGGAGGATGCGGGGGAAGTAATTTTGGGGGCGCTGGCATGGTCCGGCAACTACCGCATATGGTTCCGGCACAGCCCGTACCACTACCTCTTTGCCGGGGCGGGGCTGGACGCGGTTCCCGCGCCTTACCTGCTGGATGGCGGCGGGACGTTTGAAACGCCTCCCCTTATCCTGGTGCACAGCGGAAACGGCAAGGGGGAAGCTTCCCGGCGCATCCACCGCTGGGCGCGCCGTTACGGCCTGCGCGGCGGCGCTACGGAGCGGCTTACCCTGCTGAACTCATGGGAGGGAGTGTACTTCACCTTCACGGAAAAAGTGCTGCATGGCATGATGAAGCGTGCGGCGGAGCTGGGCGTGGAGCTCTTTGTGCTGGATGACGGCTGGTTTGGCAACAAATTCCCGCGCAATGACGCCCGGGCCGGGCTGGGGGACTGGCAGGTGAACCGGGACAAATTGCCCCATGGGCTGGAAGGCCTGGTGCGCCAGGCGGAAAAGCTGGGGATACGCTTCGGCATCTGGGTGGAGCCGGAAATGGTGAACCCCCGGTCGGAACTTTACCGGAAGCAT
This DNA window, taken from Akkermansia muciniphila, encodes the following:
- a CDS encoding alpha-L-fucosidase, whose protein sequence is MKRLSQLTPAAALGAFLFAACFPEAVAKDALAPLAPVPSAGQLAWHDMEMYAFVHFTINTFTGKEWGYGDEKPELFNPSDFDADDLVKTLADAGLKGVVLTCKHHDGFCLWPTRTTRHSVASSPWKQGKGDVVKDVSRACKKYGLKFGIYLSPWDRNASSYGTPEYIRMYREQLKELSTGYGPLFLAWFDGANGGDGYYGGAREKRSIDRSTYYQWKTTWGELKKRQPRAVVFSDVGPDLRWVGNESGYAGYPCWATYTPVPLQAGTEPAPGTVRYQLGTEGTVDGKYWIPAEVDVSIRPGWFWHEHENSRVRTPENLLNLYFNSVGRGANLNLNVPPDRRGRIHEEDKKSLAGFRALLDELYSRNFASGAQAQASSASNGYGAKWVLDRKRTTYWAAGPEDGQPSVTLKLPEMSAFDVIRLAEPVQLGQRIRKFRVDVRENGRFVKWVEGSSVGARVILKGKPVTTDEVRVVVEDSKAVPALSEVSLWKYPVLLHAPEIKGDRDGQVTLSAAAGTVTRYTTDGSEPGPDSPVYEKPFMLPSGGTVKAVSEYRGKVSSVTACVIPVPVRGWKVLAGERKASAPELAFDGDPDTLWNTHAAQGELPPPQALDIDMGREVNTAAVIYTPRRDSARGTIDQYAVYLSRDGKDWGAPVAEGEFSNIRANPVPQRIDLKAPVRARYLRFVGKRVLEGSHVAVAELGVVEK
- a CDS encoding HD domain-containing protein, with amino-acid sequence MEQVSLMELAKLAAEGQVEAEAFAQVAQCAQKMTKSNKPYLDVTFADAEGTMGLKVWEDKPWFRTLAALPLRTFVSLRGQWTKGGFGMEAADLEVRPLDEQEKESFLAGSGTLKKKQEADLKEICVLIKGMNDPRIRALCIEFIDQFGERLQRAAAARSYHHARRGGLVEHVAGMMRTASAVCQANPELNRDLLLAGCLFHDCGKLWENCYPKEDFTMPYSEAGELLGHIPLGIELVNNLWKRIMALPEAESWKTLDPASPDVRMHLLHLIASHHGELAFGSPVFPKTPEAVALHYIDNLDAKLEMFRGAYETSEALAPKVLQRKAPLPANVVLPLPSVLPLNPDGADAMP
- a CDS encoding ComEC/Rec2 family competence protein; this translates as MEKDGRPLRPWPERMMAAAPLLVPALAMLCACAAAAASPWFWVPCVCLAGLPCLFRAPGMGLLALALSIWAGASLLSYDREYRAVPVEAGRRFTAEGAVYSVSGRSALFRPDGSRWFYIVSAPDGACPLAAGRRYRVEGEAYPLLPPGGPGMFDRERWGYLRGIAAGVRLDQFSNLGAGGWRSRIQAVSLRLREGAGELLREGAPPGDEARQVMVSAVLGDKTDASPETMAKFLMSGCMHVFAVSGMHVGVAALLVLGMLRLLRVRPAAARLACLLLLALYVFVTGMSVSALRAFIMAAVWLAAPVLRRKAHPANILALALIILCLMDPLQVFQPGFQLSFCVFAVIVCLAWWLRREKTVWSPDAFIPVRIYNLRERSMVRLEKAARGALLVSVGAWLMSIPLTAWHFGTWNLYAPLANICLSVLVFPLMGVSLAGLMLSWCPGALAICNAAAASLASAMLAVTGGVASLPCSYFPSLPPAAENEAVIVPLQKDAWSMAVSNPALVVDSGTEGMVRYALIPVLKARGIQPAGALATRRGKAERAGMETLLEEYPGIRNWGEAGAGDSPRKWRFRQGNELAVADLPEPLPTGIHQDRCRVLAWTCRGRRVLIIGNAGFSSLARAEEVPHADVLVIGRHPRDPVCSAAWIKATGARTVVFTTEYTCPVPEGTDAYRLRETGTLYLRMEEDGVRVTPWKGTERRTG
- the miaB gene encoding tRNA (N6-isopentenyl adenosine(37)-C2)-methylthiotransferase MiaB; amino-acid sequence: MPTLYIKTYGCQMNERDSEQVARMFVQKGYTLTDRENEADVILFNSCSIREQAEQKALGKMGLLSKQQQHRPHVVYGMMGCMAQSKKDELFKELPRLDLVVGTQKYHRVFEHVDGILRARQERRMDELQTAFSGTRVCDVAEEADSQNRIRDHLNPGARSTAYVSIMQGCEMKCAYCIVPYTRGTERSRPIRDIVEEVNMLADAGVKEVTLLGQIVNRYGREMPAADGKGGFVQLLEAVHEVEGLKRIRFVSPHPIGFRQDLVQAFTYLPKLCSHIHFPMQSGSDRILKMMRRPYRNETFLDLCARMKQARPDLSITTDIIVGFPGETEEDYLLTRQAVEQVQFDNAFIFRYSPRRGTPAAAMEGQIPEEVKEARNQDLLAVVNEIAIRKNRELVGTVQEVLLEGPSKTNEERLSGRTSQNKPVIVDAAPDLAGQLLPIRIEESTGFTLYGVPCPSRA
- a CDS encoding class I SAM-dependent RNA methyltransferase, whose protein sequence is MTATIPKGFHPEPFSYHQELELDIDALSNAGDGIGRVDGWVVFVPFALPGDRVKARIWRNDKNYSSADLVEVLRPSADRVEPGCRLFGTCGGCQYQHFSYDRQLLWKTRQVADLLRLQAGLELPVNPAIASPRQYNYRSKITPHFDKPREGGKPAIGFLKAGSRREVVDVPQCPIAMECINEVLLLARKSVYQAAARFKRGATILLRASEGGVITNNNAVACERVGDLEFHFLAGDFFQNNPFILPLFTDYVAQQASMDGEEFLVDAYCGSGLFALSLAKKFRKVLGVEVSETSADWARSNARSNGIEHAEFLAADAGAIFSQVDFPAEKTAVVIDPPRKGCSMEFLNQLFSFGPGKVVYVSCNPATQIRDLAEFDKAGYAVTAVQPFDLFPQTKHLECVVTLKKKI